From Flavobacterium arcticum, the proteins below share one genomic window:
- a CDS encoding YceD family protein has translation MKVNKEFLIPFVGLKQGKHQFDFDIDKTFFDAFDFDEYNDVNIKVDMVLEKQSTMFELHFNHKGTVNVPCDLSNEDFDLPVEGNMKIVVKFGDEFNDENDEILVLQHGDYQVDVTQYIYEMIVLSVPSKRVHPGFSDGTMDADILDKLDELAPKAQLEDEQEENEIDPRWDELKKLLTDK, from the coding sequence ATGAAAGTGAATAAAGAATTTTTAATCCCTTTTGTAGGATTAAAGCAAGGTAAGCACCAGTTTGATTTTGATATAGATAAGACGTTCTTTGATGCTTTTGATTTTGACGAGTATAACGATGTCAATATCAAGGTAGATATGGTTTTGGAGAAGCAAAGCACCATGTTTGAGCTACATTTTAACCACAAGGGTACTGTAAATGTTCCGTGTGACCTTAGTAATGAGGATTTTGATTTGCCAGTAGAAGGCAATATGAAAATTGTAGTAAAATTTGGTGATGAGTTTAATGATGAAAATGATGAGATACTTGTATTACAACATGGCGATTATCAGGTAGATGTAACACAGTACATTTATGAGATGATTGTATTATCAGTACCTTCAAAACGAGTACATCCAGGATTTAGCGATGGCACTATGGATGCCGATATACTGGATAAACTAGACGAGCTTGCCCCAAAGGCACAACTGGAAGACGAACAAGAAGAGAATGAAATAGATCCCCGATGGGACGAATTAAAAAAATTATTAACGGATAAATAA
- the accC gene encoding acetyl-CoA carboxylase biotin carboxylase subunit produces MFKKILIANRGEIALRVIRTCKEMGIKTVAVYSTADAESLHVRFADEAVCIGPPPSNLSYLKMSNIIAAAEITNADAIHPGYGFLSENAKFSKICQEHNIKFIGASPEMIEKMGDKASAKATMKAAGVPCVPGSDGLLESYEQTEKLAKEFGYPVMLKATAGGGGKGMRAVWKKEELKKAWESARQEAAASFGNDGMYMEKLIEEPRHIEIQIVGDSFGKACHLSERDCSVQRRHQKLTEETPSPFMTDELREKMGEAAVRAAEYIKYEGAGTVEFLVDKHRNFYFMEMNTRIQVEHPITEQVIDYDLIREQILVAAGIPISGKNYLPEMHSIECRINAEDPYNDFRPSPGKITTLHMPGGHGVRLDTHVYSGYTIPPNYDSMIAKLITTAQTREEAISKMRRALDEFVIEGIKTTIPFHRQLMDEKDYVEGNYTTKFMESFKMKDPA; encoded by the coding sequence ATGTTTAAAAAAATATTAATTGCAAACAGGGGCGAAATCGCACTACGTGTTATAAGAACCTGTAAAGAAATGGGGATTAAAACGGTAGCGGTTTACTCTACAGCCGATGCTGAGAGTTTGCACGTGCGCTTTGCCGATGAGGCAGTGTGTATTGGGCCTCCGCCAAGTAACCTTTCTTACTTAAAGATGTCTAACATTATTGCAGCAGCAGAGATTACTAATGCAGATGCAATACACCCAGGTTATGGTTTTCTTTCAGAAAATGCAAAGTTTTCTAAAATATGCCAAGAGCATAATATTAAATTTATTGGAGCTTCTCCTGAAATGATTGAAAAAATGGGTGACAAGGCAAGTGCTAAAGCTACTATGAAAGCAGCAGGCGTGCCATGTGTACCAGGATCTGACGGATTATTAGAATCATACGAGCAAACAGAAAAACTTGCTAAAGAGTTTGGTTATCCTGTAATGCTAAAAGCTACTGCTGGTGGTGGTGGTAAAGGTATGCGTGCTGTATGGAAGAAAGAAGAGCTTAAAAAAGCATGGGAAAGTGCTAGACAAGAAGCTGCTGCTTCTTTTGGTAACGACGGTATGTATATGGAAAAACTTATCGAAGAACCTCGCCATATTGAAATACAAATTGTAGGCGATTCTTTTGGTAAAGCATGCCACCTTAGTGAGCGTGACTGTTCTGTACAGCGTCGTCACCAGAAATTAACGGAGGAAACTCCTTCGCCGTTTATGACAGATGAACTTCGTGAAAAAATGGGTGAAGCTGCTGTTAGAGCTGCCGAATACATTAAGTATGAAGGTGCGGGTACAGTAGAGTTTCTTGTAGATAAACACAGGAATTTCTATTTTATGGAAATGAATACTCGTATTCAGGTAGAACACCCTATTACTGAGCAGGTAATAGATTATGACCTAATACGTGAACAAATATTAGTAGCAGCAGGTATTCCTATTTCGGGTAAAAATTACTTGCCAGAAATGCACTCTATAGAGTGTCGTATTAATGCTGAAGATCCTTATAATGATTTTCGCCCATCGCCAGGTAAAATTACTACCCTGCATATGCCAGGTGGTCATGGTGTAAGGTTAGATACACACGTGTATTCAGGCTATACTATTCCGCCTAATTATGACTCTATGATCGCTAAGCTAATAACTACTGCTCAAACAAGAGAAGAAGCTATAAGCAAAATGAGACGAGCTCTTGATGAGTTTGTTATAGAGGGTATTAAAACTACAATACCTTTCCACAGGCAACTGATGGATGAGAAAGATTATGTTGAAGGTAATTATACTACAAAATTCATGGAATCTTTTAAAATGAAAGATCCTGCATAA
- a CDS encoding tetratricopeptide repeat protein → MDEGLYKPINLHDFIKESPLLNPFKEHYPDYLGQLLERTFHFWNLEEIEKAKEQIAIYNSNFEGFHLGILIEFAIDFDNLDAEKTIIYLNSIPENHRNEPDIGDMYYRIKAALYFSLLDIDLAREECVIGIGFGFGSEELYYLRAMCSALRNLHNEAIPDYITALKGDFKRDEITVNLAYSYLRVRKMRKAFKLHKSVVDKFPDNHKIQYNTGLCYKHFRKYSKAVEYFDKAIALNPDEAAYRLTRGRVLMRLRRHNEAQLDLVYAQESDISLAEELLNINTEVLERKITSRTANKKVLKLLRRIYLQNEGY, encoded by the coding sequence ATGGATGAAGGACTTTATAAACCGATAAATCTGCATGACTTTATCAAAGAGTCTCCATTGCTTAATCCTTTTAAGGAGCATTATCCTGATTATTTAGGACAGTTACTTGAGAGAACATTTCATTTTTGGAATTTAGAAGAAATAGAAAAGGCTAAAGAGCAAATAGCTATTTATAACTCAAACTTTGAAGGTTTCCATCTGGGGATTCTTATAGAGTTTGCAATTGATTTTGATAATTTAGATGCAGAAAAAACTATTATTTATCTTAACTCAATACCCGAAAACCATAGGAATGAGCCCGATATCGGCGATATGTATTATCGTATTAAAGCGGCTCTTTATTTCAGTTTGTTAGATATAGATCTTGCTCGTGAAGAATGCGTTATAGGTATCGGTTTTGGTTTTGGGTCTGAAGAGTTATACTATTTAAGGGCTATGTGTAGTGCGCTGAGAAATTTGCATAATGAGGCTATTCCTGATTATATAACGGCTCTAAAAGGTGATTTTAAAAGAGACGAAATTACCGTAAACCTTGCTTACAGCTATCTCCGCGTAAGAAAAATGAGGAAAGCTTTTAAACTGCATAAAAGCGTTGTAGATAAATTTCCTGACAATCATAAAATACAATATAACACGGGGCTTTGCTATAAACATTTTAGGAAATATTCCAAAGCAGTAGAATATTTTGATAAAGCCATTGCGCTCAATCCTGATGAAGCAGCATACAGGTTAACAAGAGGGAGAGTATTAATGAGACTGAGAAGGCATAATGAGGCACAACTGGATTTGGTATATGCACAGGAGTCGGATATATCTTTAGCAGAAGAACTGCTGAATATAAACACTGAAGTCCTTGAACGGAAAATTACCTCAAGGACTGCAAACAAGAAAGTACTTAAATTACTAAGACGTATATACCTGCAAAATGAGGGGTATTGA
- the accB gene encoding acetyl-CoA carboxylase biotin carboxyl carrier protein: protein MDIREIQNLIKFVAKSGATEVKLEMDDVKITIKTTTESGTPETTYVQHLPVSQALPQASAPQPAAPTAPAVAEPVATNDDDKYITIKSPIIGTLYRKPSPDKAPFVEVGTSISKGDVVCVIEAMKLFNEIESEVSGKIVKVLVDDSSPVEFDQPLFLVDPS, encoded by the coding sequence ATGGATATCAGAGAAATTCAAAACCTAATAAAGTTTGTAGCTAAGTCCGGAGCTACTGAAGTAAAGTTAGAAATGGATGATGTAAAGATCACCATAAAAACTACTACAGAAAGCGGAACTCCCGAAACTACCTATGTTCAGCACCTTCCTGTAAGTCAAGCATTGCCACAGGCATCAGCACCACAACCTGCTGCACCTACAGCACCTGCAGTTGCAGAGCCAGTTGCTACTAATGATGATGACAAGTATATCACTATCAAGTCACCAATTATTGGTACATTATATAGAAAACCTTCGCCAGATAAAGCACCATTTGTAGAAGTGGGTACTAGCATTTCTAAAGGAGATGTAGTTTGTGTTATCGAGGCAATGAAGTTATTTAACGAGATCGAATCTGAGGTGTCAGGTAAAATTGTAAAAGTATTAGTTGATGATTCTTCTCCAGTAGAATTTGACCAACCTTTATTCTTGGTAGATCCATCATAA
- a CDS encoding riboflavin synthase, whose amino-acid sequence MFTGIIETSGSIKQISKDGSNINITITSTITNELKIDQSVSHNGICLTVVAIEGNNYTVTAIKETIEKTNLGHWQEGDSVNLERAMKLGDRLDGHIVQGHVDQTAVCKHIEEVNGSWYFTFEYNTDQHNITIEKGSITVNGVSLTVVNSKTNEFSVAIIPYTYEHTNFKDFKVGSIVNLEFDVIGKYVARLQELRN is encoded by the coding sequence ATGTTTACAGGAATAATTGAAACCTCGGGAAGTATTAAACAAATCTCGAAAGACGGCAGCAATATCAATATAACGATAACAAGCACTATTACAAATGAGCTTAAAATAGATCAAAGTGTTTCACACAATGGTATATGCCTTACAGTCGTGGCTATAGAGGGTAACAACTATACTGTTACCGCTATTAAAGAAACGATTGAAAAAACGAACTTAGGGCATTGGCAAGAAGGCGACAGCGTAAACCTAGAGAGAGCCATGAAACTAGGCGATAGGCTAGATGGACATATTGTGCAAGGACATGTAGACCAAACGGCAGTATGTAAACATATAGAAGAAGTCAACGGAAGTTGGTATTTTACATTTGAATACAACACAGACCAACATAATATTACGATTGAAAAAGGCTCGATAACCGTAAATGGAGTAAGCCTTACCGTTGTAAATTCAAAAACAAATGAATTTAGCGTAGCAATTATACCTTATACCTACGAACATACCAATTTTAAAGACTTCAAAGTAGGCAGTATAGTCAACCTTGAATTTGATGTAATAGGTAAATATGTTGCCCGCTTACAAGAATTAAGAAACTAA
- a CDS encoding T9SS type B sorting domain-containing protein — protein MIDYPRFFTPNGDGYNDYWNIYGLSSQGGAEIYIFDRYGKLIKQISSQGEGWDGTYNGSPMPADDYWFTVTYVEQITTIETLRDANGNVINDPVTDEPVTGEVTRMVTREFKAHFALKR, from the coding sequence GTGATTGACTATCCAAGGTTCTTCACTCCAAATGGTGATGGTTATAATGATTATTGGAACATCTATGGTTTATCGAGCCAAGGTGGAGCCGAGATCTATATCTTTGACCGTTATGGCAAACTCATCAAACAAATTAGTTCACAAGGAGAAGGCTGGGATGGTACCTACAACGGAAGCCCAATGCCAGCAGATGATTACTGGTTTACCGTAACATATGTAGAGCAGATAACCACTATAGAGACCCTTAGAGATGCAAATGGTAATGTTATTAATGATCCTGTTACTGACGAGCCTGTTACAGGTGAAGTGACACGAATGGTAACTAGAGAGTTTAAAGCTCACTTTGCGCTTAAGAGATAA
- the bioB gene encoding biotin synthase BioB, with protein sequence MIKRHDWTKEEIIALYNKPLMDLLYEAATVHRVHHDPNVVQVSTLLSIKTGGCPEDCGYCPQAARYHTDVEGNDLMSVQQVKAQALRAKSGGSSRVCMGAAWRNVKDGPEFDQVLEMVRTINKLDMEVCCTLGMITENQAKRLAEAGLYAYNHNLDTSEEYYKEVISTRGYEDRLQTIDNVRKTNVTVCSGGIIGMGESVEDRAGMVVALASLNPQPESVPINALVAVEGTPMEEEKPVEIWEMIRMVATTRIVMPETQVRLSAGRTQMSREGQAMCFFAGANSIFAGDKLLTTPNPDVNEDMKMFEMLGMIPQKPFTKVSQPQTVEAADSEYAPLGEKPRWTRPGHTIERNLEASGKKA encoded by the coding sequence ATGATTAAGAGGCACGACTGGACTAAAGAAGAAATAATAGCCCTATATAATAAACCTTTAATGGACTTGCTGTATGAAGCAGCAACAGTACATAGAGTACACCACGACCCTAATGTGGTACAAGTATCTACACTACTTTCTATAAAAACAGGTGGTTGCCCCGAAGATTGTGGCTATTGCCCACAAGCTGCACGATACCATACTGATGTAGAAGGCAACGACCTTATGTCGGTACAACAAGTAAAAGCGCAAGCACTACGTGCTAAATCAGGAGGATCATCACGCGTATGTATGGGTGCTGCATGGCGAAATGTTAAAGACGGACCAGAGTTTGACCAAGTATTAGAAATGGTACGTACTATAAACAAGCTTGATATGGAGGTATGTTGTACACTAGGTATGATAACCGAAAACCAAGCTAAACGACTTGCCGAAGCAGGGCTATATGCTTACAACCACAACCTTGATACATCTGAAGAATATTATAAAGAAGTAATTTCTACCAGAGGGTATGAAGACCGCCTACAAACTATAGATAATGTTAGAAAAACTAATGTTACTGTATGTAGTGGTGGTATTATTGGTATGGGCGAAAGTGTAGAAGATAGAGCAGGAATGGTAGTAGCATTAGCCTCTCTAAATCCGCAACCCGAATCAGTACCTATAAACGCATTAGTAGCTGTAGAGGGTACACCAATGGAAGAAGAAAAACCTGTAGAAATATGGGAAATGATACGTATGGTAGCTACCACTCGTATTGTAATGCCCGAAACACAAGTAAGACTATCGGCAGGAAGAACACAAATGAGCCGTGAAGGACAAGCCATGTGCTTTTTTGCAGGTGCCAACTCTATTTTTGCAGGAGATAAATTACTTACCACACCTAACCCTGATGTTAACGAAGACATGAAAATGTTTGAGATGCTAGGCATGATACCACAAAAACCTTTTACTAAAGTTTCACAACCACAAACTGTAGAAGCTGCTGACTCGGAATATGCACCACTAGGAGAAAAACCAAGATGGACACGTCCAGGTCACACTATAGAGCGTAACCTTGAAGCTTCGGGTAAAAAAGCATAA
- the pdxA gene encoding 4-hydroxythreonine-4-phosphate dehydrogenase PdxA yields the protein MTRKAENVIVGVSIGDLNGVGSEVILKTFQDTRMLEFCTPVIFGNVKILSFIKKVLNINCNVYGIDSLDQVVPGKLNVLNVWKEGVNIDFGKNDDTIGKYAIQSFTAAVAALKAKDIDVLVTAPINKYNIQSEDFKFPGHTDYLDKELEGDALMFMVQDDLRVGLLTDHIPVNEVSAHLTEALIRKKILTINKSLKEDFRVNRPKIAVLGVNPHSGDNGVIGHEDDDVVKPALKKLFEEGVMVFGPYSADSFFGSGQYEKYDAVIAAYHDQGLIPFKTLSFGKGVNYTAGLEGIRTSPDHGTAYEIAGKGIADNNSFKEAVYLALDIYNHRQEYADVTKNPLKTREKQL from the coding sequence ATGACAAGAAAAGCAGAGAATGTAATTGTAGGAGTATCAATAGGCGACCTTAACGGAGTGGGGAGCGAAGTGATACTAAAGACATTTCAGGATACCCGTATGCTTGAATTTTGTACACCCGTTATTTTTGGTAATGTAAAAATACTATCGTTTATAAAGAAGGTATTAAACATTAATTGTAATGTATATGGTATTGATAGTCTTGATCAAGTGGTGCCAGGTAAGCTTAATGTGCTTAATGTTTGGAAAGAAGGTGTTAATATCGATTTTGGTAAGAATGATGATACTATAGGCAAGTATGCTATACAGTCTTTTACGGCTGCTGTAGCTGCGCTTAAAGCCAAGGATATAGATGTGCTTGTAACGGCACCTATAAACAAATACAATATACAATCGGAAGATTTTAAATTCCCAGGACATACAGATTATCTTGATAAAGAGCTTGAGGGAGATGCATTAATGTTTATGGTGCAAGATGACCTTAGAGTAGGATTGCTTACAGATCATATTCCGGTAAATGAAGTGTCGGCACATCTTACAGAGGCTTTAATAAGAAAAAAAATATTAACGATAAATAAATCGTTGAAAGAAGATTTTAGAGTAAATCGACCTAAAATTGCTGTGCTAGGTGTTAATCCACATAGTGGTGATAATGGTGTGATAGGGCATGAAGATGACGATGTAGTAAAGCCTGCGCTTAAAAAACTCTTTGAAGAGGGAGTAATGGTTTTTGGTCCTTACTCTGCTGATAGCTTTTTTGGTAGTGGGCAGTATGAAAAGTATGATGCTGTTATTGCGGCATATCATGACCAAGGATTGATACCATTTAAAACACTCTCTTTTGGTAAGGGTGTAAATTATACAGCAGGACTAGAGGGGATTCGCACATCGCCCGATCATGGTACTGCTTATGAGATAGCAGGGAAAGGTATTGCTGATAATAATTCATTTAAAGAGGCAGTATATCTTGCTCTTGATATTTATAATCACAGACAAGAATATGCCGATGTAACTAAAAATCCGTTGAAAACCAGAGAGAAACAGTTGTAA
- a CDS encoding FMN-binding glutamate synthase family protein yields the protein MRKAFIVFSITLLSIIAIMTYINWKSSLLLLIFLPLIIMGVYDMYFCKKTIRRNFPLLGRLRYLLQSMGPEMRQYFIETDLDGKPFNRLQRNLVYDRSENLVSTMPFGTQLNVYDVGYQWINHSINAIPFAEINLDPRVTIGSSQCNKPYKASLYNISAMSFGSLSKNAILALNAGAKKGGFYHNTGEGGLSPYHLQHGGDIVWNIGTGYFSCRDTDGHFSYEEYTRRATLDAVKMIEIKFSQGAKPGHGGILPKEKVTDEIANIRLVNKGHDIVSPPYHSAFTTPLELIEFIKVLRKGSKGKPIGIKICIGNKSEFLSICKAMVATDTYLDFITVDGAEGGTGAAPQEYSDHVGMPLRDALAFVSDALTGFGIKDQIKIISSGKVITGFDIIKCLSMGADLCNSARGMMLALGCIQALECNTNTCPTGVATQDPDLVKGLVPTEKSERVYRFHNETVKSAMDLMASAGIHHPNGVDRTVVSTRVDKNKVETYYESYPELAIGCLLNEESVPHNLLPFWRKATVNQF from the coding sequence ATGAGAAAAGCATTTATAGTTTTCAGTATTACTTTATTATCCATTATTGCTATAATGACCTACATTAACTGGAAATCATCTCTTTTACTATTAATATTTCTTCCTTTAATAATAATGGGGGTATATGATATGTACTTCTGTAAAAAAACCATCCGCCGAAATTTCCCTTTACTGGGTAGGCTACGATATTTATTACAGTCTATGGGACCCGAAATGCGTCAGTACTTTATTGAAACTGATCTTGACGGAAAACCATTTAACCGCCTACAACGAAATTTAGTGTATGACCGTAGCGAAAATTTAGTAAGCACTATGCCTTTTGGTACGCAGCTCAATGTGTACGATGTAGGCTACCAATGGATAAACCATAGTATAAATGCTATACCCTTTGCCGAGATAAATTTAGACCCACGCGTTACCATAGGTTCTTCACAATGTAACAAGCCGTACAAAGCGAGTCTCTATAACATTAGTGCTATGAGTTTTGGCTCATTAAGTAAAAACGCAATACTTGCCCTTAATGCAGGCGCAAAAAAAGGAGGGTTTTACCACAATACAGGCGAAGGAGGGCTATCGCCATACCATTTACAGCATGGTGGCGATATAGTATGGAATATTGGTACAGGCTATTTTAGTTGCCGTGATACTGATGGGCATTTTTCGTATGAAGAATATACTAGGCGTGCCACACTAGATGCCGTAAAGATGATTGAAATAAAATTTTCGCAAGGTGCTAAACCTGGTCATGGCGGTATTTTACCTAAAGAAAAAGTTACTGACGAGATTGCCAACATACGCCTTGTAAATAAAGGACATGATATTGTTTCGCCACCTTATCACTCTGCATTTACAACACCTTTAGAGCTTATCGAGTTTATAAAAGTCCTTAGAAAAGGATCTAAAGGTAAGCCGATAGGAATAAAAATTTGTATCGGAAATAAATCGGAGTTTCTATCCATTTGTAAAGCAATGGTTGCTACAGATACCTATCTTGATTTTATAACGGTAGATGGTGCCGAAGGCGGTACAGGTGCTGCACCACAAGAATATTCTGACCATGTGGGTATGCCCCTGCGCGACGCACTAGCTTTTGTGAGCGATGCCCTAACAGGTTTCGGGATTAAAGATCAAATTAAGATAATAAGTAGTGGTAAAGTTATTACAGGGTTCGACATTATTAAATGCCTTTCTATGGGTGCCGATTTATGCAACTCAGCAAGAGGAATGATGCTTGCTTTGGGTTGCATACAGGCTTTGGAATGTAACACCAACACCTGCCCTACCGGTGTGGCAACACAAGACCCCGACTTAGTAAAAGGGCTTGTGCCTACCGAAAAAAGCGAAAGAGTATACCGTTTTCATAACGAAACCGTTAAAAGCGCTATGGATCTTATGGCATCTGCAGGCATTCATCACCCCAATGGTGTAGATAGAACTGTAGTGAGTACTCGTGTAGACAAAAACAAGGTAGAGACTTATTACGAAAGCTATCCTGAGCTGGCTATAGGCTGTCTGCTGAATGAAGAGTCGGTTCCGCATAATCTATTACCTTTTTGGAGAAAAGCAACTGTAAACCAATTTTAA
- a CDS encoding beta-ketoacyl-ACP synthase III: MSKITAAITAVGAYVPDFVLSNKVLETMVDTNDEWITSRTGIKERRILKDKDKGTSYLAIKAAENLLQKSGTNPAEIDLVLLATVTPDLPVAATAVYVATQIGAVNAFAYDLQAACSSFLYGMSTAAAYIESGRYKKVLVIGADKMSSIIDYTDRATCIIFGDGAGAALFEPNHEGLGLQDEILRSDGIGREFLKIPAGGSLLPPSHETVDNKQHYVFQDGKTVFKYAVSNMADISEQIMQRNNLTNDDVNWLVSHQANKRIIDATSSRMKLDESKVLINIEKYGNTTSATLPLLLNDFEHQFKKGDTLIFASFGGGFTWGSIYLKWAYDKK; the protein is encoded by the coding sequence ATGAGTAAAATAACAGCAGCCATAACAGCCGTTGGTGCATATGTTCCTGATTTTGTATTATCTAATAAGGTTTTAGAGACTATGGTAGATACAAATGATGAGTGGATAACCAGCCGAACTGGTATTAAAGAAAGGCGCATTCTTAAAGATAAAGACAAAGGTACATCATACTTAGCCATAAAGGCAGCCGAAAATTTGCTGCAAAAGTCGGGTACTAACCCTGCTGAAATTGATTTGGTATTGCTGGCAACAGTAACTCCAGATTTGCCCGTTGCGGCTACGGCGGTATATGTAGCAACACAAATAGGTGCTGTAAATGCATTTGCTTATGACTTGCAAGCAGCATGCTCTAGTTTTTTATATGGTATGTCTACAGCGGCAGCCTATATAGAAAGTGGTCGTTATAAAAAAGTATTAGTAATAGGCGCCGATAAGATGTCGTCTATTATAGATTATACTGACAGGGCTACCTGTATAATTTTTGGCGATGGCGCAGGAGCAGCCCTTTTTGAACCCAACCATGAAGGTCTAGGTCTACAAGACGAAATTTTAAGAAGTGACGGTATAGGTCGTGAGTTTCTTAAAATTCCTGCAGGAGGCTCTTTACTGCCACCTTCGCATGAAACAGTTGATAATAAACAACATTATGTCTTTCAGGACGGTAAAACCGTTTTTAAATATGCAGTGTCTAATATGGCAGACATTAGCGAGCAGATAATGCAGCGCAATAATCTTACAAACGATGATGTAAATTGGCTGGTATCGCACCAAGCTAATAAAAGAATTATTGATGCTACATCATCACGAATGAAACTCGATGAGTCTAAAGTGCTCATAAATATCGAAAAATACGGCAATACTACATCTGCCACTTTACCCTTACTCCTAAACGATTTCGAACACCAGTTTAAAAAAGGTGACACCCTTATATTTGCTTCTTTTGGAGGTGGGTTTACATGGGGGTCTATCTACTTAAAGTGGGCGTACGACAAAAAATAA
- a CDS encoding C1 family peptidase, with product MKRYSFRPLLVASLLFAGLQTVSAQDYLVNSLKNNKSENSKDSFIFTDVVNLENTPVKSQGSSGTCWSYAANSFIESEMIRMGKEPVEISQIYTARNAYIEKGKNYVKMHGAITLGDGGALHDVINMYEKYGALPQAEYTGLNYGTTRNQFAEMAAINEGLLAAVVKNPNGKLTPNWEKAYISVLDTYLGEVPEKFTYKGKKYTPQTFAKEVVGINADDYVEISSLKEHPYYSQFVLMVPDNWSLDLVYNVKMNDLTDIIDNAIKKGYSVGWAGDVSEKGFSWKNGVAYIPAKEFSDMTAEEKENIFKGPQKEMEITEDMRQEAFDNYETQDDHGMHIVGITKDQNGKEYYMIKNSWGASNDYQGYMYMSKNFVKYKTTAILLHKGGLPKGIAKKLNIEQ from the coding sequence ATGAAAAGATATTCATTTAGACCATTACTGGTAGCATCCTTACTATTTGCAGGTTTGCAAACTGTTTCGGCTCAGGACTATTTGGTAAATTCTCTAAAAAACAACAAGAGCGAAAACAGTAAAGATTCTTTTATTTTTACCGATGTAGTTAATCTTGAAAATACACCTGTAAAAAGCCAAGGTTCATCAGGTACTTGCTGGAGCTATGCAGCCAACTCTTTCATAGAGTCAGAAATGATTCGTATGGGTAAAGAACCTGTAGAAATTTCGCAAATTTATACCGCACGTAATGCTTATATAGAAAAAGGGAAAAACTATGTAAAAATGCATGGAGCCATTACCCTTGGCGATGGTGGCGCGCTGCACGATGTTATAAATATGTATGAAAAATATGGTGCATTACCACAAGCAGAGTACACTGGTTTAAATTATGGCACTACAAGAAACCAGTTTGCAGAAATGGCAGCTATAAACGAAGGTTTACTTGCTGCAGTAGTAAAAAACCCAAACGGAAAACTAACTCCTAACTGGGAAAAAGCCTATATCTCAGTATTAGACACTTATCTTGGAGAAGTGCCAGAAAAATTTACTTATAAAGGTAAAAAATATACACCACAAACATTTGCTAAAGAAGTTGTAGGTATTAATGCAGATGACTATGTAGAAATATCTTCGTTAAAAGAGCACCCATATTATAGCCAGTTTGTACTTATGGTACCAGACAACTGGTCACTAGACCTTGTTTATAATGTAAAAATGAACGACCTAACAGATATTATAGACAATGCTATTAAAAAAGGCTACTCTGTAGGATGGGCTGGTGATGTGAGCGAAAAAGGCTTTAGCTGGAAAAATGGTGTGGCTTATATTCCTGCAAAAGAGTTTAGCGATATGACTGCCGAAGAAAAAGAAAACATCTTTAAAGGGCCACAAAAAGAAATGGAAATAACCGAAGATATGCGTCAGGAAGCTTTTGATAATTATGAAACTCAGGATGATCACGGTATGCATATTGTAGGGATTACTAAAGACCAAAATGGTAAAGAGTACTACATGATAAAAAACTCATGGGGTGCTAGTAACGACTACCAAGGGTATATGTACATGAGTAAAAACTTCGTGAAATATAAAACTACTGCTATACTACTACACAAAGGTGGTTTACCGAAAGGTATTGCTAAAAAACTTAATATAGAACAGTAA
- the rpmF gene encoding 50S ribosomal protein L32, whose protein sequence is MAHPKRKISKTRRDKRRTHYKASVPQIATCPVTGEAHLYHRAYWHEGKMYYRGQVVIDKQEAVA, encoded by the coding sequence ATGGCGCATCCTAAGAGAAAAATATCGAAAACGAGAAGGGATAAAAGAAGAACGCATTACAAAGCGTCTGTACCACAGATAGCTACATGTCCTGTAACTGGAGAAGCACACCTTTACCACAGAGCTTACTGGCATGAAGGTAAAATGTACTACAGAGGTCAGGTTGTTATTGATAAACAAGAAGCAGTAGCTTAA